From the Saccharobesus litoralis genome, one window contains:
- a CDS encoding LysR family transcriptional regulator, whose amino-acid sequence MNIEHLKLFVRLASTHNISLAGNELGISPAVASSHINKLEEGLGVRLLHRTTRKVSLTEEGLAFLPHAEEVLASVEAARASVGAGEKLPQGTLRVAAPASFGRMHIIPTLSDFLAQYPELKIDLRLSDRMIDMVEGGFDVAIRNAALKDSTLIARKLAKDKRILCASPEYLAKYGTPAHPNDLSHHQCIVLSGINQWLFNCGNGKELAIKADGALTVDNGEALRDACVAGIGITISSLWSVYKHLEKGELVEVLPEFPLASDTAVWAVYPSSRLLAPKVRAFIDFYASRFSDVPYWEIS is encoded by the coding sequence ATGAATATTGAACACCTTAAATTGTTTGTTCGCTTGGCATCTACCCATAATATAAGTTTGGCTGGCAATGAGTTAGGCATTTCCCCCGCGGTCGCGAGCAGTCATATTAATAAACTGGAAGAAGGCTTAGGCGTGCGGTTATTGCATCGCACAACCCGCAAGGTCTCTCTTACCGAGGAAGGGTTAGCTTTTTTGCCGCATGCTGAAGAGGTGCTCGCGAGTGTTGAAGCGGCACGAGCATCTGTTGGCGCAGGTGAAAAATTACCACAAGGAACACTTAGAGTTGCGGCCCCTGCTTCGTTTGGCCGGATGCATATCATACCCACACTAAGTGATTTTCTGGCGCAATATCCAGAGTTAAAAATTGATTTACGCTTATCTGATAGGATGATAGACATGGTTGAAGGTGGATTTGATGTGGCGATACGCAATGCTGCATTAAAAGATTCCACCTTAATTGCACGCAAACTGGCAAAAGATAAACGAATTTTATGTGCATCGCCTGAATATCTGGCTAAGTATGGCACGCCTGCTCATCCAAATGATCTTAGCCATCATCAATGCATAGTGTTATCTGGTATTAACCAGTGGCTATTTAATTGTGGAAATGGCAAGGAGCTGGCAATAAAAGCTGATGGTGCATTAACCGTAGATAATGGCGAAGCCTTGCGAGACGCTTGTGTTGCCGGAATTGGCATCACGATTAGCTCATTATGGAGTGTCTATAAACACTTAGAAAAAGGAGAGTTGGTAGAGGTGTTGCCAGAATTTCCTTTGGCTTCAGATACGGCTGTTTGGGCCGTTTATCCGAGTTCTCGGTTATTAGCACCCAAAGTAAGAGCGTTTATCGACTTTTATGCCTCGCGCTTTTCTGATGTTCCCTATTGGGAGATAAGTTAG
- a CDS encoding zinc-dependent alcohol dehydrogenase family protein produces MKAMILNSYGGPEVFTAAEVAKPQVKVGHVLVRIMASSVNTVDTMIRQMGKDLPISPDLPAILGMDFAGVIEAVGEGVSDYQIGDEVYGCAGGLADLPGTLAEYIVADVQLIARKAKNISMQQAAAIPLVGITAYEGLKRAGIESGQDVLVHGGSGGVGHIALQLAKYFGANVYSTGGGDKQLALIEELGATGINYKTQTVADYVAQYTNGQGFDVVFDSVGGANMLNSFEAAKLNGQIASTVSLLELDLSVAHFKGLSLHVVFMLIPMLHNYKRQDHANILSKITEIVEAGQLIPVLDETNFTLAEIGQAHERLSSGKAMGKVVVTNSKLSEI; encoded by the coding sequence ATGAAAGCAATGATTCTTAATAGTTATGGTGGCCCAGAGGTATTTACGGCGGCAGAAGTTGCCAAACCACAAGTTAAAGTTGGCCACGTGTTAGTTAGAATAATGGCCAGTAGTGTTAATACGGTTGATACCATGATCCGCCAAATGGGTAAAGATTTACCAATATCCCCTGATTTACCCGCGATTTTAGGAATGGACTTCGCCGGAGTCATTGAAGCTGTGGGCGAAGGTGTTAGTGACTACCAAATTGGTGACGAAGTTTATGGTTGCGCGGGCGGTTTAGCTGATTTACCCGGCACACTGGCTGAATATATTGTCGCCGATGTACAGTTAATTGCGCGTAAGGCAAAAAACATTAGCATGCAACAAGCTGCCGCTATTCCTTTAGTCGGTATTACTGCATACGAAGGCCTTAAACGCGCGGGCATTGAAAGTGGTCAAGACGTATTGGTACATGGCGGCTCGGGCGGCGTGGGTCATATTGCGCTACAACTAGCAAAGTACTTTGGTGCCAATGTTTATTCAACAGGCGGTGGCGACAAACAACTGGCGCTAATTGAAGAACTCGGTGCTACCGGTATTAACTACAAAACCCAAACGGTCGCAGACTATGTTGCCCAATATACCAATGGACAAGGCTTTGATGTGGTATTTGACTCTGTCGGCGGTGCCAATATGCTCAACTCATTTGAAGCGGCTAAATTAAACGGACAAATTGCCTCTACCGTCTCCTTACTAGAATTAGATCTGTCTGTTGCGCATTTTAAAGGCTTATCTTTACATGTTGTCTTTATGCTTATCCCTATGCTGCACAACTACAAGCGCCAAGATCACGCTAACATACTCAGCAAAATCACAGAAATAGTCGAAGCGGGTCAATTAATCCCAGTGTTAGATGAAACAAACTTCACGTTGGCAGAAATTGGCCAAGCCCATGAAAGGTTATCAAGCGGCAAGGCGATGGGTAAAGTAGTAGTAACCAACTCAAAATTATCTGAAATCTAA
- a CDS encoding YgjV family protein, translated as MLDLDITSPAQLVGMVSFALGIASFYQKDDFKLKLLMAAMLIVHSGHFVLLGAYTAASICLVSILRTVLSMYSSSVKVALAVMVLYVASGFITADKLIDWVPVFGGLVGTYSLFCLKGIPLRIGLLIGAMIWVANNLIVGSIGGTLLESIIVIVNSFTIYRLYRDQKNTNLSIQTSPNS; from the coding sequence ATGTTAGACCTTGATATTACCAGCCCAGCACAATTAGTGGGTATGGTTAGTTTTGCGCTGGGTATTGCCAGCTTCTATCAAAAAGATGATTTCAAACTAAAGCTGCTGATGGCAGCTATGTTAATCGTACATAGTGGCCATTTTGTGCTGCTAGGCGCCTATACAGCGGCGAGTATATGTTTAGTCAGTATATTACGCACTGTGTTGTCTATGTATTCGAGTTCAGTAAAAGTCGCTTTGGCTGTAATGGTCTTATACGTGGCAAGTGGTTTTATTACGGCGGATAAACTTATTGATTGGGTACCTGTTTTCGGCGGTTTAGTTGGCACGTATTCGCTGTTTTGTTTAAAAGGCATTCCTTTACGAATTGGCTTGTTAATAGGAGCAATGATTTGGGTCGCGAATAACCTGATTGTTGGGTCAATTGGCGGTACATTACTCGAAAGTATTATTGTAATCGTTAACAGCTTTACCATTTATCGTTTGTATCGCGATCAAAAGAATACAAATCTGTCGATTCAAACGTCGCCTAATTCATAG
- a CDS encoding family 16 glycosylhydrolase — MFNITPVKACSLRISFLFALLVSLVACNNMQQALQSSEPNQPQLLPFSDPSNQGGWVLNTEVSDEFDGEVVDEDRWFIVGKFENGKPVYKHPDKPKKWVWKGRAPSQFSGRNYRLEDGKLILETRWEPDFPFTDEIRKPIFGEALKHENITTACFIGRKFFKYGYIEIKSKAADAEITSAFWSMGEKLEIDFFEQFGDHRDPKKLDLDRELWWSVRDWQPSIAETGKPVYTEHKDLGFRVADDFHVYGFEWDENGIKYYVDGKLLSEVSADDVRAWAKKNRKVDADYDGWVANRPISLWLDQETFPWHGIPDSKEDLEKNSPEGEKDDGVVDYEIEYVRVWQKQ; from the coding sequence ATGTTTAATATCACTCCAGTCAAAGCGTGTAGTTTACGCATTTCATTTTTATTTGCGTTGTTGGTAAGTCTTGTTGCTTGTAACAATATGCAGCAAGCACTGCAAAGCAGTGAGCCAAATCAACCGCAACTGTTACCGTTTTCCGATCCAAGCAATCAAGGTGGTTGGGTTTTGAACACGGAAGTCAGTGATGAGTTTGATGGTGAAGTGGTTGATGAAGATCGTTGGTTTATAGTTGGTAAATTTGAAAATGGTAAGCCGGTATACAAGCATCCGGATAAACCGAAAAAGTGGGTTTGGAAGGGGAGAGCACCGTCGCAATTCTCAGGTCGCAACTATCGTTTAGAAGACGGGAAGTTAATTTTAGAAACCCGCTGGGAACCTGATTTTCCATTTACCGATGAGATCCGTAAACCTATATTTGGCGAAGCCTTAAAGCATGAAAATATTACAACGGCCTGCTTTATTGGTCGTAAGTTTTTTAAATATGGCTATATAGAAATAAAGAGTAAGGCGGCTGACGCCGAGATCACTAGCGCTTTTTGGTCAATGGGTGAAAAGCTCGAAATCGATTTTTTTGAGCAGTTTGGCGATCATCGCGATCCGAAAAAACTTGATTTAGATCGCGAGCTTTGGTGGTCAGTACGCGATTGGCAGCCATCAATTGCTGAAACAGGAAAACCTGTCTATACCGAGCATAAAGATCTCGGCTTTCGTGTCGCGGACGATTTCCATGTTTATGGCTTTGAATGGGACGAAAATGGTATTAAATATTACGTAGACGGTAAGTTGTTAAGTGAAGTGTCCGCTGATGATGTTCGAGCTTGGGCCAAGAAAAACCGTAAAGTTGATGCTGATTACGATGGCTGGGTGGCAAACCGTCCTATTAGCCTGTGGTTAGATCAAGAAACCTTTCCATGGCATGGCATTCCAGATAGCAAAGAAGACTTAGAAAAAAATAGCCCCGAAGGCGAGAAAGACGACGGCGTGGTTGATTACGAAATTGAATACGTGCGCGTTTGGCAAAAACAATAA
- a CDS encoding S1 family peptidase: MDIKLRSFLVALLVVLLASCANTQRTTGQKKYKIAKDVSIPNATQIAVYLPEKTANSKFWVNATNNWHEPGKAFKESIEKALGKYFTNVVWFDQASDTKPNVYMSLSPDWDYNSGKIEMDMQYKIFDSSGKVLVDNKYETSSGLNFHAPDAAYYNSSYQAVEKLAVNFLNKLKPNVTQFPANLAMNQFALEKFVNIKKPVSSGTGFFLNPQGVVLTANHVIDDCLLIKVKQGELLTDATLSHSSQLLDVAVLNTNHEIDTYLKLRDKNELTLGEKLTTVSYPLKGLLESSPNMTFGNVTSKKALTGSLGLYQFSAPIQPGSSGGAIVSEQSELIGMVTSTLNVTNLAKKGVIPQNVNFALDVKYLRKFLDKNQVGYETSAEQSAANFSESALGTAVQIACYQ, translated from the coding sequence ATGGATATTAAATTACGGAGCTTTCTAGTTGCCCTGCTAGTCGTACTATTAGCTAGCTGTGCCAACACTCAGCGCACCACAGGTCAAAAAAAATATAAAATTGCTAAAGACGTTAGCATTCCTAACGCCACCCAAATTGCAGTTTATCTTCCAGAAAAAACCGCCAACTCTAAGTTTTGGGTTAACGCCACTAACAACTGGCATGAGCCTGGCAAAGCCTTTAAAGAATCAATAGAAAAAGCCCTCGGTAAATATTTTACTAATGTTGTTTGGTTTGACCAAGCCAGTGACACTAAACCTAATGTTTATATGAGCTTATCGCCTGATTGGGACTATAATTCAGGCAAGATCGAAATGGATATGCAGTACAAGATCTTTGACAGTTCCGGAAAGGTCTTAGTCGACAATAAGTACGAAACATCTTCAGGGTTAAACTTTCACGCCCCCGATGCCGCTTATTACAATTCTAGCTATCAAGCCGTTGAAAAACTCGCGGTTAACTTTTTGAATAAATTAAAGCCGAATGTCACGCAATTCCCTGCTAATTTGGCGATGAATCAATTCGCGTTAGAAAAATTCGTTAATATTAAAAAACCGGTTAGCAGCGGCACTGGCTTTTTCTTAAATCCGCAAGGTGTTGTGCTGACAGCTAATCACGTAATAGACGATTGCTTGCTAATTAAAGTAAAACAAGGCGAACTATTAACAGATGCCACATTAAGTCATTCAAGCCAACTACTCGATGTAGCCGTGTTAAACACCAATCATGAAATTGATACTTACCTAAAGTTACGTGACAAAAATGAACTGACTCTAGGTGAAAAACTAACTACAGTGAGTTATCCGTTAAAGGGATTGCTTGAATCGTCTCCTAACATGACATTTGGCAATGTTACCTCTAAAAAAGCCTTAACAGGTTCTTTAGGTTTATATCAATTTAGTGCACCCATTCAACCTGGTTCTAGCGGCGGTGCGATTGTTTCAGAACAGTCTGAATTAATTGGTATGGTGACGAGTACATTAAACGTCACTAATTTAGCCAAAAAAGGGGTTATTCCACAAAATGTTAACTTTGCTTTAGACGTTAAATACTTACGAAAATTCCTTGATAAAAATCAGGTCGGTTACGAAACCAGCGCTGAGCAATCTGCGGCAAACTTTAGTGAATCAGCATTAGGTACAGCGGTGCAAATCGCTTGTTATCAATAA
- a CDS encoding SRPBCC family protein — protein MSKIRIAVYAIYVFVGLIVGFSFILPNNYSVYRGVIVDAQPNEIHEYVGNLDNWSDWTLWQQQDPSLKIAVLKPTGVGANQRWGGDSGTGSLTFIREDTWYGVDYDLIVDNNPPMRASILYSLDGNMTRVEWFMRGKVNIPIAGPYMALMMDGMLGSMLQDNLDNLKRVVESAN, from the coding sequence ATGTCTAAAATTAGGATCGCCGTTTATGCCATTTATGTTTTTGTCGGTTTAATCGTCGGCTTTAGCTTTATTTTGCCAAACAACTACTCGGTTTATCGGGGTGTCATCGTTGATGCTCAACCAAATGAAATTCATGAATATGTCGGTAATTTAGACAATTGGTCTGATTGGACATTATGGCAACAACAGGATCCCAGTTTAAAAATTGCGGTACTCAAACCAACAGGTGTTGGAGCTAACCAGCGCTGGGGCGGCGACAGTGGTACCGGCAGCTTAACTTTTATTCGCGAAGATACTTGGTATGGCGTTGACTATGACCTTATTGTTGATAACAACCCGCCAATGCGAGCAAGTATTTTATATTCTCTTGATGGCAATATGACGAGGGTTGAATGGTTTATGCGCGGTAAAGTTAATATCCCCATTGCCGGTCCCTACATGGCTCTAATGATGGATGGCATGTTAGGCAGTATGCTGCAAGATAACTTGGACAATCTTAAACGCGTGGTAGAGTCGGCAAATTAA
- a CDS encoding NAD-dependent succinate-semialdehyde dehydrogenase codes for MATTLDHQLITPCSFINGQWLSNSNAFNVTNPADQTLLMAIADVTEQQVEYAIQSAKTAQINWQALSANERSRILKNWFALINKHQEKLANILTLEQGKPLAEAKGEIAYGASYIEWFAEEAKRCYGDTIPAPSGDKRIVVIKQPIGVVAAITPWNFPNAMIARKAAAALAAGCSFIVKPSELTPLSALAMAELAQQAGVPAGVFNVIVGSDANAIGRQLTQHPDIGKFSFTGSTNIGKLLASQCASTVKRVSLELGGNAPFIVFDDADIDAAVAGAIAAKFRNAGQTCVCSNRIFVHNNIEQTFTQKYQAAMSKLTVGNGLQSDVDIGPLINQKAISKVQSLIDDAISQGAKLLCGGKQENINNLFYPPTLLTHVTNDMAIAQQEIFGPIAIIINFASEQEVINTANDTEYGLAAYFYSQNYARVWRVAEQLDFGMIGINEGILSNAAAPFGGVKQSGYGREGSKYGLDDYLQTKYLCMGGL; via the coding sequence ATGGCGACAACTTTAGATCATCAACTTATCACCCCCTGCTCTTTTATTAATGGCCAGTGGTTATCAAATAGCAATGCTTTTAATGTCACCAACCCAGCCGACCAAACTCTGTTAATGGCCATAGCCGATGTTACTGAACAGCAAGTCGAATATGCGATTCAAAGTGCTAAAACAGCCCAGATTAATTGGCAAGCGTTATCGGCAAATGAACGCTCACGCATACTCAAAAATTGGTTTGCGCTAATCAATAAGCATCAAGAAAAACTCGCAAATATATTAACTCTTGAACAAGGTAAACCGCTAGCGGAAGCAAAAGGCGAAATAGCCTATGGCGCTTCTTATATCGAATGGTTTGCAGAAGAAGCCAAGCGTTGTTATGGCGATACCATCCCTGCGCCAAGTGGTGACAAACGCATCGTCGTTATCAAACAACCAATAGGCGTAGTCGCGGCCATTACGCCTTGGAATTTTCCTAATGCCATGATTGCCCGTAAAGCCGCAGCCGCGCTGGCAGCAGGTTGCAGTTTTATTGTAAAACCATCAGAGCTCACACCTCTTTCAGCCTTAGCCATGGCTGAGTTAGCACAACAGGCCGGTGTGCCAGCGGGAGTGTTTAACGTCATTGTCGGGAGCGATGCAAATGCAATTGGCCGGCAACTCACACAGCACCCAGATATAGGTAAATTTTCATTTACCGGTTCAACTAATATAGGCAAATTGCTTGCCTCGCAATGTGCAAGTACAGTCAAACGCGTATCATTGGAACTAGGCGGAAATGCGCCTTTTATTGTGTTTGACGACGCTGATATCGACGCAGCGGTAGCTGGCGCCATTGCTGCAAAATTTCGCAATGCCGGCCAGACTTGTGTTTGTAGCAACCGCATTTTTGTCCACAATAATATTGAGCAAACCTTTACGCAAAAATATCAGGCAGCAATGTCTAAATTGACTGTTGGTAATGGTCTGCAAAGCGATGTTGATATTGGGCCGCTTATTAACCAAAAAGCGATTAGCAAAGTACAATCGTTAATCGATGATGCCATCAGCCAAGGTGCAAAACTGTTATGTGGTGGCAAACAAGAAAACATAAACAACTTGTTTTATCCACCCACTTTATTAACCCATGTGACTAATGACATGGCGATTGCCCAGCAAGAAATATTTGGGCCAATTGCAATTATCATTAACTTTGCAAGCGAACAAGAGGTCATTAACACTGCCAATGACACCGAGTACGGTTTGGCCGCTTATTTTTACAGCCAAAATTATGCGCGAGTTTGGCGTGTTGCCGAGCAACTGGATTTTGGCATGATAGGCATTAACGAAGGTATTTTATCCAATGCCGCCGCACCATTTGGTGGCGTTAAACAATCAGGCTACGGAAGAGAAGGATCAAAGTACGGGCTAGATGACTATTTACAGACCAAGTACCTTTGTATGGGTGGGCTCTAG
- a CDS encoding TatD family hydrolase → MNESLSFIDSHCHLDFDCFNDDRMSLLAKCQVADIRQFIIPAVQASQWHKLIELCQQVNECYFALGLHPVFIAQHQLQDLVELKKIIKQQIDNPNFVAIGEIGLDFSLADHSFELQTQVFTEQLKLAREIRKPVILHHRKSLDVMAKVIRQSGFNCGGVLHAFSGSYQQAKMFLDLGFKLGVGGTITYPRARKTREVISQVPLDCLLLETDSPDMPVSGKQGQRNTPLTLLDVFNTLTELRAEDSTHIQQQVLTNTQQTFNLPTLPRV, encoded by the coding sequence ATGAATGAATCATTGAGCTTTATCGATAGCCATTGCCATTTAGATTTTGACTGTTTTAATGACGATAGAATGTCGTTGCTTGCCAAATGCCAAGTTGCAGATATTAGGCAGTTTATTATTCCTGCGGTACAAGCCAGTCAATGGCATAAACTCATTGAATTATGTCAGCAAGTTAATGAGTGTTATTTTGCCCTTGGTTTACATCCTGTATTTATAGCACAGCATCAATTGCAGGATTTAGTTGAATTAAAAAAGATAATAAAACAGCAAATAGATAATCCTAACTTTGTGGCCATTGGTGAAATAGGCTTGGACTTTTCGCTAGCCGATCATAGTTTTGAGTTGCAAACGCAGGTGTTTACTGAGCAATTAAAGTTAGCGCGCGAGATAAGAAAGCCTGTGATCTTACATCACAGAAAAAGTTTAGATGTGATGGCTAAAGTAATCCGTCAATCAGGATTTAACTGTGGGGGTGTTTTACATGCATTTTCAGGCAGTTACCAGCAAGCTAAAATGTTTCTTGATTTAGGTTTCAAACTAGGGGTGGGAGGAACAATAACCTATCCTCGAGCGAGAAAAACGCGAGAGGTTATCAGTCAAGTGCCATTAGATTGTTTACTACTAGAAACGGACTCGCCAGATATGCCAGTGAGTGGCAAGCAAGGGCAACGCAATACGCCGTTAACCCTGTTGGATGTATTTAACACCTTAACTGAATTACGCGCCGAAGATAGTACACATATTCAACAGCAAGTGCTGACAAACACCCAACAAACGTTTAATTTGCCGACTCTACCACGCGTTTAA
- the miaE gene encoding tRNA isopentenyl-2-thiomethyl-A-37 hydroxylase MiaE: MQQLLRPIYDFLHCETPDSWISAAKQPENLTMLLTDHMICELKAAQTAMWLIRKYAVDKDSSDALLAWLKPYEDFIYRKNGSIDDLANKNRLSKNIVPKSNSPYGQDLIDKMVLLIKEELHHFYQVLEIMENRGIAYDNISAGRYAKGLIRHVKTYEPDTLIDKLICGAYIEARSCERFAKLAPHMDDELNKFYVSLLRSEARHYQDYLTLAEEIAGHDITERVAFFGKIEAELISSPDVDFKFHSGCPA; encoded by the coding sequence TTGCAACAGTTACTACGCCCTATTTACGATTTTTTGCATTGCGAAACACCAGACTCATGGATAAGCGCAGCTAAGCAACCCGAAAACCTGACGATGTTGTTAACCGATCACATGATTTGTGAGCTTAAAGCGGCACAAACAGCCATGTGGTTAATTCGTAAATACGCAGTAGATAAAGACAGTAGCGATGCCTTGCTTGCCTGGTTAAAGCCTTATGAAGACTTTATCTATCGCAAAAACGGCTCAATTGACGATTTAGCCAATAAAAATCGCTTGTCTAAAAATATTGTACCTAAAAGTAACTCACCTTACGGTCAAGACTTAATTGATAAAATGGTCTTGTTGATAAAAGAAGAATTACATCATTTTTATCAAGTTTTAGAAATAATGGAAAACCGCGGCATTGCTTATGACAACATCAGTGCAGGTCGATATGCCAAGGGCTTGATCCGTCATGTAAAAACGTATGAACCTGATACGCTAATCGATAAACTGATTTGTGGTGCTTATATCGAAGCCCGATCATGCGAACGCTTTGCTAAGCTCGCGCCCCACATGGATGATGAATTAAATAAGTTTTACGTTTCACTATTACGCTCGGAAGCGCGCCACTATCAGGATTACTTAACACTAGCCGAAGAAATTGCCGGACATGACATAACTGAACGCGTAGCCTTTTTTGGCAAAATTGAAGCTGAATTAATTTCATCACCCGATGTTGACTTTAAGTTTCACAGTGGCTGCCCTGCTTAG
- a CDS encoding methyl-accepting chemotaxis protein, which yields MKISSFSLLSASVLLTIAFLLLGVIHWSAGQQESAQITFNQYQKAKSQVSQTFKPLVDEYLATGNTLKLTEAENTLKAIQKDISEQDNAALQAINNNIDGLLTTLSGDIRTTGKISANLYSLLENAEKELLSYTQDLSEYALEGSQFNSSLAINYLANIQDLFALVSQISHQRDRLFANLTADNQNYFEQQVNQTVQLIEQLDELDRFDLFPETEQESDADEFDLLLDDEDEAEELGDTIISELFSLARRYPKELNNTLNNKRKIEQEYRHLRQQVSEFELSFYQAEEVVKASVADIQTMTTNLLFIAAILLIIAAIISTIFQYTLIVKRISVLRHAFSDLVKKGVLAELPVSNSKAEINSVFKNFNILLQKIDGEEQQKSQQLQQVSGALEQLVQETNGIQVATTQIVEQLNHSNSSSHQLIKLAEEVYEGSANVQDDAHQTQNAIELSNQHISQMSAEIKVIANHVASSHQSVESLQSSVTDVSAIVEAIGTIAEQTNLLALNAAIEAARAGEHGRGFAVVADEVRNLSLSTQNSLADILRILDKLKQSSNQLRDNVNDISRLTENQNVINQQLTQNSQEIIAKAQNSAAAANQCVLNAKSQVEFINQYRTEVAAAVSSAEHSKNTAKKVAQNTEIQANMIMDTFKVS from the coding sequence ATGAAAATTTCTAGCTTTTCACTTTTATCCGCCAGTGTTTTGCTGACCATAGCCTTTCTTTTACTTGGTGTTATTCATTGGTCTGCTGGACAACAAGAAAGCGCGCAAATAACCTTTAATCAATACCAAAAAGCAAAGAGCCAAGTCTCACAAACCTTTAAGCCTTTGGTTGATGAATACTTAGCTACCGGTAATACGCTAAAGTTAACGGAAGCAGAAAATACCCTAAAAGCTATTCAAAAAGATATATCAGAACAAGATAATGCAGCCTTGCAAGCCATTAATAACAATATAGATGGTTTACTAACAACCCTATCAGGCGATATTCGAACAACAGGAAAAATAAGCGCAAACCTATACAGTTTATTAGAAAATGCAGAGAAAGAACTATTAAGCTACACCCAAGATTTAAGTGAATACGCACTCGAAGGCTCGCAATTTAACTCCTCTTTAGCCATAAACTACCTAGCAAACATTCAAGATTTATTTGCTTTGGTCAGCCAAATTAGTCATCAAAGGGATCGTTTGTTTGCCAATTTAACCGCCGACAACCAAAACTACTTTGAACAGCAAGTTAATCAAACTGTACAACTGATTGAACAATTAGACGAATTAGATAGATTTGACCTATTTCCAGAAACTGAACAAGAGTCAGACGCTGACGAATTTGACTTACTATTAGATGATGAAGACGAAGCCGAAGAATTAGGTGATACCATTATTTCAGAGCTGTTTAGTTTAGCCCGCCGTTACCCAAAAGAATTAAACAACACATTAAACAACAAACGTAAAATAGAACAAGAATATCGTCATCTGCGTCAGCAAGTCAGTGAATTTGAGCTGAGCTTTTATCAAGCAGAAGAAGTCGTGAAAGCTTCCGTTGCCGACATTCAAACAATGACGACAAATTTACTATTTATTGCAGCTATTTTATTAATTATTGCCGCGATTATTTCAACCATTTTTCAATATACCTTAATTGTTAAACGGATCAGTGTTTTACGCCATGCGTTCTCAGATTTAGTTAAAAAAGGCGTATTAGCAGAGCTGCCGGTTTCAAATTCAAAAGCTGAAATCAATTCAGTATTTAAAAACTTTAATATTCTTTTACAAAAAATTGATGGCGAAGAACAACAAAAATCCCAACAACTACAACAAGTATCGGGTGCATTAGAGCAATTAGTACAAGAAACTAACGGCATTCAAGTTGCGACAACCCAAATAGTTGAACAGTTAAATCATTCTAATTCGTCTAGCCATCAATTGATTAAACTGGCGGAAGAAGTGTATGAAGGCTCAGCCAATGTGCAAGATGACGCCCATCAAACACAAAATGCTATCGAATTAAGTAACCAGCATATCTCACAGATGAGTGCTGAAATAAAAGTCATCGCCAATCATGTCGCTAGTAGTCATCAGTCAGTTGAAAGCTTACAGAGTTCAGTAACAGATGTATCGGCTATTGTGGAAGCGATTGGCACAATAGCCGAACAAACGAATCTATTGGCATTAAACGCCGCTATTGAAGCAGCGCGAGCCGGTGAGCATGGTAGAGGCTTTGCCGTTGTGGCCGATGAAGTCAGGAATCTATCGCTTAGTACGCAAAACTCACTGGCTGATATATTACGTATTCTCGACAAGCTTAAGCAAAGCTCCAATCAATTACGTGACAATGTGAATGATATTAGTCGATTAACAGAAAACCAAAACGTCATAAATCAACAACTGACGCAAAACAGTCAAGAGATCATTGCCAAAGCGCAAAACTCGGCGGCTGCCGCTAACCAGTGTGTATTAAATGCGAAAAGTCAGGTCGAATTTATCAATCAATACCGTACCGAAGTTGCCGCAGCCGTGAGCTCAGCGGAACATTCAAAAAACACCGCGAAAAAGGTCGCACAAAACACCGAAATTCAAGCCAACATGATTATGGATACATTTAAAGTGAGTTAG